The Micropterus dolomieu isolate WLL.071019.BEF.003 ecotype Adirondacks linkage group LG23, ASM2129224v1, whole genome shotgun sequence DNA window AGGACAACCAATTGGCCTAATTCTAAATGTCAATCCAGACCAATTTAGGGTTCAAATCCGGCTTAAAGATGGGGTAGGTAATGGTGGAgcaactagcaagagacagctagattttagTATCCAACcggaaaaaattaaacaaataaatcacacactctccctctaaaaccacaaaacacattttcactggaaggTCATTTTGTGCTTATTACAGGCCTTCAACAACCACATAaacagagattttttttgtatcagAGGATTCGATTTATTGATTGCCGTCTGGGTGTAAAAAGAATTTCAGTAAAAATGCGTGTGACCTTTCTGAGAAGTCCTGGTAAACAAAGGTTTTACAGATAACAAGATTCCAGGATATCTGAAgcttataaattataaaatgatgTCACATTAAATGTACCAGATAAGACATGTTATGTTAAAACTGGAATTCTGCCTGCTTTTAAGATGTCTTTTATGAAATCCCAGCTACTGTAGACAAAGATTAAGACAGTTAAAAGTcacaaaattatatattaaagcATCTCTGGTTTTAAGCCGTTTTCACCAGGAGCTTCGCTTTAAGACCGCTAGAAACACAATACACAAGGACAAACGTGAAGGTGCCGTGTTGCCAGTTTGTAGATCACATTTCTCAAAAGGGAATATAATATGACGTTAGACAATAATAGGCTGCTCTGTTCTCTCTGAGGGACATATCGCATTACAGGAAGTACCTCGTCGACGCTCAGCCCGAGGAATAAATCCTCCAAAGGCTCGGTGTTGTCTGCAGCATCCTCCTCGTGCTGCTCCTTCACTTGGCTCAGCCTCTCTTTTTCATCCTCCTCCTTGGatagagaaaatgttttaatcattatttGTCACGATTGTTCCTTCTACTGACTTTACTGAGAATTACACTAACAAGCAACTTTaatatgtattttcatttaaaatgtatatgtatatgtttacTTTGAACACATACCtccatttttttaatcatatttttatGGGCACTCCAGGGAATATCAATTGGAGTTGGTTTACTCATTTTAAGGATAATGTGTTTTTGCAAGCGAGCTCTCTTTACTGTAATAgtaaatacactcacctaaaggattattaggaacaccatactaatacagtgtttgaccccctttcaccttcaaaactgccttaattctacgtggcattgattcaacaaggtgctgaaagcattctttagaaatgttggcccatattgatggatagcatcttgcagttgatggagatttgtgggatgcacatccagggcacgaagctcccgttccaccacatcccaaagatgctctattgggttgagatctggtgactgtgggggccattttagtacagtgaactcattgtcatgttcaagaaaccaatttgaaatgattcgagctttgtgacatggtgcattatcctgctggaagtagccatcagaggatgggtacatggtggccataaagggatggacatggtcagaaacaatgctcaggtaggccgtggcatttaaacgNNNNNNNNNNNNNNNNNNNNNNNNNNNNNNNNNNNNNNNNNNNNNNNNNNNNNNNNNNNNNNNNNNNNNNNNNNNNNNNNNNNNNNNNNNNNNNNNNNNNCTGACCTCTAgtatcaacaaggcattttcgcccacaggactgccgcatactggatgtttttcccttttcacaccattctttgtaaaccctagaaatggttgtgcgtgaaaatcccagtaactgagcagattgtgaaatactcagaccggcccgtctggcaccaacaaccatgccgtgctcaaaattgcttaaatcacctttctttcccgttctgacattcagtttggagttcaggagattgtcttgaccaggaccacacccctaaatgcattgaagcaactgccatgtgattggttgattagataattgcattaatgagaaattgaacaggtgttcctaataatcctttaggtgagtgtatctGTGTATTGTGTAAATGTGCAACTCTTGACTTTTACAGTAAGTGTTTTCCTTTCTCTTACTTTGTTATTTTTGACAGTTATAATATATGTGAAAACCTACTGGGCAATAATCATGATTCTCAAGCACAATTCTCTGCCTCAGCATCTGTTTCTGaccatctgtccatccatccatttttttcacttgacatcaaccacacagcagctgttCATTTTATTATTGCTAAGAAGATTACATTTCTCAGTTGGaaagatttaaataaattatctgTCAAACCACCTCCTCAaactgcactgaaaaaaaaaaaaacacctttccATCAACTGTTTCTCCAGAGCAGCAGCTTATCACCGCAAACAGGGTAAACTCGATGCTATAAAGCAGAGacaatactgtgtgtgtacctggtctttcttcttcttctcctccacctGGCGGAGCTGTTCAGAGGACAGCACGCTCTCTATCCTCTGCATGTCCCTCATGAGGAGGCGTTGGGACTCCAGGAACTGGTCGTTGGCTCTCTGCCAAGTGTGTTTCAGCTGGTTGTGCTGTTGCCGCTCCAACTCCAGCTTGtgacacactgaacacaccaaACAGGTGAGGTGAAAGAGAGTTTTATACTTACAGGAAATTTGTGTGCCAGAAACACAACACTGCATGTACATGTGTagacatttcattttataagAGGCCAACTCTCCCGCACACATATCATATCtcactgtaaaatatttgatttgtgttgctttaataatgtaaataagtATTATCTTACTGATCTTCATCACTAATGAAGGATCTCAGATCTGAAAAGAAGTTTCTCTCTAACCAGCTCTCTCTGAAGCCTTCCCCTCTCATCAGCCTGTGCTGCAATAACAAGTTCTTAATGGGGCAGTACACCAATCTGAAGTCGACTCGAGTCACCAGTTTTTACCTGACACTTGGGATAGTAGTGATATAAGTGAGACAGAGCAGAGAGTGGAGTATGTGTCTGTATGGAGCTGGTGTCATTCTAAAACTCTAACCGTATCTaacatgtcatttgttttattcatcaaAGGACTTCTATCAAAAAGCATTACTAAGTACCATCGTGAAGCTCTTTCCGTAGTTTCTCCGCATCCTCCTGCAGAACAGACTTCTGAGTGTTCAACACAGCCACATACATCTCCAGGTCCGTACGACACGACTTCTCAGCCTCAAGAACATGATTGAGCTCCTTCACctgtaaaagaaaatgagaaacaaCTTAAATTTCCTTTTAGCAACTTCTGTATCAGGAGATAAGTGTAACTGAACAGAGGTTTAGACAATTTGAAGCAGTATTATTTCATGTTTTGGTCTCTTGAGGGCAGTGGAGAAagctgtaaatactgtaaacaTTGACATATTCTCACCTGATAGATGACGTTGTGGCGAACAGTCGCCTATTTACACACCGAGcacacacaaagcaacattagcatCTATTTGGCCACCTGATTATGTCTAAGTTCAAAATTTCCTCTCTCTTTAGccctgtttttggtctccaccgagttttgaggaaaatatctggctcttcagtTGCTAAATACTCCACTTTCCGCTGTTAAAAGCTGTGCAGAAAGCGTACGATGTTTTTATCACTATGACATTTGTCTCAGAAAAATGCCGTGTGCTGCGGCTGAAAACGGGGTTGGTGAGAAAGCTGAGTCTGAgctaaaacagtaaatatgtgAGCTTTAAAAACCAAAAGCATTAGCTGAAAAATTATGAAGGGGGGGGAACAGCAGAGTCTGGTGATCATTCTCTGCAGTTTTAACACTATTAATGATTCCTTTCACATAACATATGATctactgttaatataaaaatattgattaatgcagctttaaagaaaaacaaagttttcaCTGTGtcaatacaatataaaaatatcaacaaaataTTCTCCTCTGTGCATCTGTTTCCTTGTAGTATAGTAATATAGCTTACTGCACTGCATTGTAACTGACAGGTCATGCCATAACCACAGTAATCTATGAAAATTGCAACTGCCAATATTTATCAACCACTGTTCACTCCTACAACTTGAGAGTACCTTTGACACACTAAATTACATTTAAGGTTCATTATAAAATTCAAAAGCAAAAAGTAGCCAGACTTTGTAATGATCAAAAACAGCCAACAGGtttacaaaattaaataaacagcCCAGGCCTACCTCAGTCCTTAGCATAGCGGACACCTTGTCTActgttttttattcataaatAGCAACATGTCGACATGCTGTGGGGTTTGTCTGGTCTGTTGACTGTGAGAGCCATGCAGCAAActtttgaatatatattttgtactgATTAACTGATTGAACATCCTTAGTACAATTTAATAGCCTAGTCCAATATGTGTACGTCACTTAAGACTGCCTGAAATCActatagggctgcagctaacgatgattttagtattcgaagcttctatggattatttcaacgattcatcgatgcgttgTTTAAGAAGtgcttttgcttggcggcggcggcgttgtttgttattataaagatagaagacaaagaatctgggtgaaaggatggattagcacacgcaggtagcaggaaatatctgagctacagagagagctggaggtgagttaaaaggtgcagctccctgacacccagttaactcatgactgtgaggttacaactcacggcccaaaaaggagaacaacaaacgcacgtgtgcacattttcagccgAGGTCTGCGGTTTACTTTGGCTGGCCTTCagctcaacaatcaatcatgatttcagttaaatgttaaagttgctgttacggttaccttgtctgtggtccgctggcagaacaccggctgctttctgatcaggtgccgccgtgctgttgccgaggcgacatagaTTTCATTTTACgttggacggacggtaacattacagagttgttgttttctttagcttgaaataatcccatactttttgtccctcgctattttctctcacttcctccactttgcaaacagcgccatcataatcacgtcgtgtttcCAGCGTAAGCgcaatgtgcgacagtaataaatgtccctgcgaaacactgtgctgtatagttacatggattaaacgaagcatcgatgcaaagattttgcgtcgaagcattttatgaatcgatttaatcgatgaatcgtttcagccctaaatcACTTAGCAACACATTTTCTAACCGACATTATTACCTACAACTGGCAAGACCATCAAACCCTGTAAATTAAACTtcagaattttaaaatatttttttaaggaGAAAGAATTCAGTGTTTTGAAGAAGACTTTAAGACCTGCAGATTCTCTGTTTGCAGATCAAATgaaacataaaagaaaagaaataactaACTTGGGTAAACTAAAAAGTACTCTAAGTTCTGAATGTATGATTCAGTAAAAAGGCTTTCTCCTTctaatataatgaaatattttctaATTCAAATTACTTAGAAAGGGCAGCTGCCACGCCTGGTCCATATCATGCCTGGTGAACATTTTAGGTTCTCATTTTCCCGGCTGAATCATTGATTTAGTGCCAACTAACCTTAGAGGCCTCCAGTTCTTTCACCCTGTCCTCGGCTGTCGTCAGCTTGGCTTTCAGAGCTGCTATCTCCTGCTCCATGGGCATCACCACTGAACGCAGCTTCTCTGCATCCTCTTGGGCCTTTAAAAGGGTTTTACATCACTCATTAAAACTGTATACACGTGCACAGCTACTAAAGTTTTTATTAATATGCTTCATGTCTTTTTACAGCCGCAAAAATATGACATAACATTGAATCAAATTTTCCATCCAAACCAAAGAGAAAGATGTACTTGTGTTTAAAAGTTTAagtaatataatatccatacaTGAACATCAGGAAGGGAATTATCCCAAAAACCACAAAGAGACTAAACTTAAAGAGTATTTTAACACCAGGCTGAAAAGCAGTGTTTCACTGCACTCTATGGTTGACCACCCCCCCTGGTTTTTGATGAATATGGCTGGGTGTGCTCAGAAGTGTACTTAAAGACACAGTGAACTTAAAAATCCACTTTCCAAGATCTGATCCTGTGTCTcttggtgcgttccatttgacatgggaagtctgAATTTCCAAGTTCAAAGATTTCCGACTTggaaagtcgggagaaccgcactgccccgacttcgtgatccaagatggctgctctgagtatcaacagttagtgaaagctgtttactgtttattagcacttctgtgtacttgtgccTCATAAAttttcgtacacaaagtgctgtccaactgctgtctgtggacgtgttgctgcAGTGTTGAGTAcgagtaaataccgcacaatgaGTTCTTTTTTAATCAACCGGTATAACAATGGCTAACCTGCCCAGCTCTAAACAATGGCTGGccgagcgaggttttccgacttgttaaaTGAAAAGGCGTCAACTCGGccgtgacgtcattcccagctccgaccgaggtaaatggaacgcaccattattcataatcttttagttacctCCTGGTTTCTGTTAGTTAGAAATCATTTTGAATAACTATATTTTCctgttaaacattaaaaatgttttgattgattgatacaAAAATGTAACTGCTTTACAActgaaacaatacatttttcagaGCACAGCATGTTTCGgcttcacactcacacacacacacacgatataAGTAAACACAGTAACGCAGAAACTGAAGCCTACTTTTTTCATCTCGTCCTCCAggttctcctcctccttgccCTCAGTGAGGCGGCGCCTCAGCTCACCCATTTCCCTCTCCACTGCCTCGCGGTATTGGTTCCACTGGGCTCGCTCCTGGTCCAGACGCTGGTGGAACTGGACCTCATACTCACACACTGTTTCTGTGGGATGAGCAAGAGGAAACAAAGGACTTTCATACAACAAAAACTTCAGTCAAGCATGAAACCTTCTGTCTTGATAGTGAAAAATATTTGGCCCTTCATTTTGATACTGGTGGAGAATATTTACTGACATGAAAAGATATTTCGGTTCTGAATTActagtgtatttatatatagagGTATAAAAATTCAGACAGACATTGGACCTCACGCATGAGCCACTTGTACTAACAGATTTTGTTCTGAAGTGACACATACGAGGGATTTAAGAGAACTTGTCACATTCATCAATGAATCTTCTcataattagaaaaaaaaaaaaaacaaaaaaaaaaacaccacaattcACCACTGGTCCACAACTGTTGTGCAAGTATGTTACCAACCTCAactacattaaaaagaaaaatccttAATCTTGCTGGCAACTGACAACGGGCAATTGCGTCCCGTCaaacgtccactaaagtgcctgtttttgccactgacaggcaaatttgttattacaagtgtccGACAACATTAAGGATCTTAAAGAGTAGgattctttttgtttaaccagaaacagacgCTATGTTGCTCCTGCAAAGCCTTTCTACACTCTGCCAACTCTCTGCTCTCTTCAAGTCATGTCAAACCAAACGTCTGAATTATCAGAAATCTCCCTCGTTCTCCCTCTTCCTGTCTCCGTCTCTGCTTTTGCCCCTGTCCACTTGAATTGAGCAGTGCTATGATATGCCAACTATTGATGGACACAGTGAGCTCTCTTTCACACTTTTCAGTGAAGATCAAATCAGCCTCGCCTGGCTATCTGTCTGACAGACAGTGGGCCACTTCATTAATAACGCGCCACAGCACAATTACTCCTCGGGTAAATGATGCCATCTGATCAGGAATAGAGGGTTTTCACTGCACTGTCCATGCAAGAGCAGCTAAGATTACCTTTCATGATGGCCTGAAGTGAGGCCACCTCTTCCTGCCACTGGCTGCGGACCTGGTCGATGGCTTCCTGCTTGGTGTTTTCCGACAAGGTGGCCACCGCTTTGATGTTCTCTATCTCGGACAGGGCCTGAGACAGCTGGACCTGGACGGAGCTCAGCTCAGCCTGGGAACCCTCCAGCATGGCGGTCTGCCTCTTCAACTCCTCTGAGGGGAGGGGAaccaggagaaggagaaaagacaaaaaagggaaccaaaaacacaatatgGTGAAGAAATGATAAAGAAATCCACACAGTGCTTGCATATTAATTTATCGGGCACAGTGAGCTACAGTATGCACAATTCCAGTGAGCTTGCACCATTGCGGGATCCCTACCTTCCTTGGACAGGTAGAGCTCTTTGAACTTGGCCCGCTTCTGGTTGAACTCGGCCTCCAGCTGCTGCTTGAGTTTGATGAACTCGGCCCTCTCCTGCTCCAGAGCTGCCACTCTCTGCTGGAGCGCCTCTGGATGATGGAGAGGGGGGGGAAGAAacacaacacataaaaaaaaactgtaattaatCAACTTTTGATAACATATagctcaaaataaaaatattatatcatCACAATCACCTCAGTCGCAATGTATAAGTAAAAACCTCCAAAAATCAAACGGGTTGaaattaacaataaacaattagtaaaacaaaaatcagaGCATCTTGAATAATTCagttatttttcaagcaaaaatgtcgAACATgaactggttccagcttctcagatgtgaggctttgttgttgttctttgttGTCTGTGATAGgaaactaaatatctttgggacatttgaagatgtgagctctgggaaattgtggtGGGCATTTTAAAGATCAGAATATTAATTAAGAACATAATAaccagattaatcgataatggaAATAATTGTTATTTGCGGTCCTTATACTTAGCAGTGATGTTTCCATTTTGAGGTCTCATAAAATAATATCAGTACTGAGATACGAGATTAGACATCATCCTGGATAATCATAATATATCTTAAATGTTGTATTTCCCTGTACTTAAAGCTATCTATAAGTCATTATCTGAACCTGACAATACACTACTTCCCAAATGTTTCAGCTTCTGAGCCATTAAAATAAAGCAATGTCCATTTGTGGGCCTTCATCACAATTTGCATGGGTCTAGCCAAAAATAAATCTTGCAGTattcatttgtttaaataatGATTTAGAGGCTTGAGCACGTTAAATTGTTGTTCACAAGACAAAAGCAAGGAATAAAGTCTGCAAAAAACAAGTTTATGATgcagacatttatacatttctttTGCTTTCCCTTTGCtattaatcatctcacaacTCAAGATCTCACTTGTGACCCCTTGTAAGGGTCCCGAGTCCTGACCCCCAACAGGTAAGGAACCACAGCATCAGACTGTACTAACCAAATTCAATAAACTACTAGGCCAAACATATTACTGGCAGTTTTTAACATTCCCTCACACATAACATCCCTCTAAAGCTAAATTAAAGATACTAAATAGATCTAaactaagaaaagaaaaacggTCACACCACggacaacaatgttctttgcacctgctgtggaaagaacgcctctctccctcattcacAATCCtccctttagctttttggctaacagctgacttgaacaacacgGGGTCCTGTGCAGCTACCCTCCCACACAGTCATGCAGTCACATTAAGGATGGTTCGTTCTGTTAACACAGCATTACTTGGAATAACAACTGTAATATTAtcactgttttggaaatagtaatcccttacacaactagttactgggaaaagtaacaacattacagtaactCGTTACTGCCCAAGGCTGgttgcacataaaaaaaacaaacggaACAGATCTAAAGTAAGTGGACAACAACAGCTGTTGTCCAGCAATGGGCAAACAAagacaatgaatgaatgaattataaataaatcttcttcttcttctttatattcaacgtagtgacgaaacgtgctctgtagagctgtttgtccatttcagctactgtagaaacatagCGGTGAAACATGGCggcgtccatgtaagaggactcgcggtgtatgtagataaaggggctcaggaggtagagcggttCAATGCCCGGCTCCTCcgggctgcatgtcaaagtatgaatgtgtgttagtttctgtttgagcacttaggtgTGAATGAATGGTGATgcaaatgtagtgtaaaagcactctgagtggtcgaaaagactagtaACCCGCCAtcaatacggagcatttacatacaaatggctcattctaaggtaattaaaaaaatgatgtagggtctttatacaccactgaaaacatggttatgtatattatattgcatttctgtcaacagatcCTCCTAAATGTTGCCTTCAATCAAAAGTCTTCCAAACTGGCTTGAAGCCACAGGGTTTTCCTACGTCTAATGACGATGATGTCCTCAAACACAGGCAGACGAATGGAAACATTTACTAGCACAAGCAGCAGAGCGGTTCAGCACAACGCAGCCACGATCATGTGATAGCTGAACAAACTCTTAAGCAGAAATTCCATCACCACATAAGCTTCACACATACTCACATGGCTTCCTGGTGAATTTGTTCGTTCAGTACATTAAGCcgcttttttcccccaacttACTTTAACTCAAAATACAGGCATGCTTTACTTTTGTGATTTAAAATTATGGCAACCCAAACAAACTTTTGTTGACATCTCACACTGTCTGTCGTGGTGTGAAAAACTCAACCCATTCAATTCAGGAATCCACAAAGATCACATGAATCTCTATATAAAGAAAGCCGGTCATTTACCAACAGACAGTCAACACCAATTCACCTAAAATGCAAATATGGATTAATCTCAATTTCACTcaacatccagcagacacaaaaaTGTGGCAACATCTAGAATAAGTATGCTTAGGCTTATTAACTATGAACAAAGCAAATGAAAGTAGACTGGGCAtcaaatgtacaaaaaacaGGCTTTGGAGATCATTAGAGAACGTTACATATAAAACAGGGCCAATGCAAACActtaaaatactgttttcaaGCTCTGAGCGTTTGTAATATTACATGCAATACAGATAACTATGCAAAACTGCACACTATAAGCCAGACACTTACTGTTATAGGTAAGTTTAATACCACTCATACAGAGCGGCACAAGCATAGAGTTATACAATTGACAGATCAGACAGATCATTGCaggaaaagcaaaaacagtCTATGATTCAGATCATTTTACATGTAGGGCTTAACTAAATCGATTTAGATTGACAGAAACAGCACAAAAAATAGTATTTGCAAAACATGTTTGGGGTCAGGTGCTTTAGGTTTGTCAAGGTTTATGTGATGATACCACTATGTACTAAATGATAGGTAATACTGACACTCTTTTGGACTGGGCTCCCTCAAATGATGATTACATGGCATGCATATGTTTTGCAGCCCCCTGACACTGTCAAACAAAGAGTGCTTAAGGGTGCTTTTTTAATGCTCAAAGCAGTCATAAAAAGACACCAGTAAAAATCACATTATGTGTGGTTCGCTCGTGTTTcccacagcactgaaacagcagGATGAAACTGAGACCTTACGTTAGTCCCGATGATGCATTTGGAAAGATCTTTGCTGCTGTAGCGCTGAATGTGAAGCTAGATATTAGTGAGCTAAGTAGAACCTATTAACAAAcctattaaaaataattcttAGACATCCTAGAGTTATGCTTACCACCACCAATAAAACTTTCATACCTGTTTGTGTCAGCTATATTTATGGGTACAAACTGCAACAGCGACTGATGATGAACCTGAAATTGTTATTTGGTAAAATTCTGCAAGATTAAATTTGCacttaataaaatataacaaaaatgctaattattgtaaaataattttactcaataacaatataacaaatgtttgatttaattaattttaaattagcacttcatttttctattaagatatttatttgttaaggaaaagggactgaaaatgatgattttacttaattttactcatgcatattgaaaagaaaaaagattttataataatgtttttgaatgttctacctcagatatgttaagtgatccactgtttggcatcaagtgtttgttcttaccataaagaacagttttaaaaccacaattaaccatttGGTTTCTTTAACTTTCACACCGGAGCAAAAATGTAACGTGCTAAATCAATATCGAATGACACCAAATGTTTTAACACGAGAACATTTTTGGGCATATCGCCCAGCACTATTTGCACTCACTAAAAGCTACAGCGCAGATTTCCTGCAGGACCCCAGGATGGTCCTCGGACCCCTGTTTGAGGACCAGATGGAGAAACCTCCTGCAGGATCAACCTCCTGTATTATGGTCCAACCCACCCGAGTGTGCAGGCCATCCACAGGACATTGTAATGGACTGATAACATCCATATGACCCATGTTAGAGACGCACAAGGCTGGGCCAGGCAATCAGAGGCCGACCTTTAGATCAAATTAGTCAAACTAGCTGAAGCTAACTTACGTGCTAACCAGCTAGGTTGTAGTGCGAATAGTAAAGACAAAACAGAGTTAGCTTGGTTATATTATGATGCAATAACGCAGAAGCTTATATTCAGCAATATAAAGCTTTAGTAACTTCCCGCAAATAAGTCAGTGTTCATGAATACACAAACTGCGTAGTGTTAAATGATCAATATAATCCAGTGACAGCCAGTGACACGTCGCCCTGATGATGCTAACTAACGCTAGCTAATGTTGTCAAGGATGCAGAGGCCGCTGGCTTCGGTGCTGCCAGCCTTCAACACTTCCACCATAAAACTCCACAAAACACGAGAAATTTACCGTCATGTTGGGACGACAGAGGGGGTCCCGAGGCCTGCTCGGCCATGGTTTCCTGAGGGGGGGCTTGAGGCAATTACCAGGGAAGTGGGATAAGCGAGTGTCCAAGAAAACAGGCTAACATCACAACTAAGGTTAAGCTAGCGACGGGTAGGAGAGAGCGTATTCCGGTtgaactttcaaaataaaatctaca harbors:
- the rabep1 gene encoding rab GTPase-binding effector protein 1 isoform X3, whose product is MAEQASGPPLSSQHDEALQQRVAALEQERAEFIKLKQQLEAEFNQKRAKFKELYLSKEEELKRQTAMLEGSQAELSSVQVQLSQALSEIENIKAVATLSENTKQEAIDQVRSQWQEEVASLQAIMKETVCEYEVQFHQRLDQERAQWNQYREAVEREMGELRRRLTEGKEEENLEDEMKKAQEDAEKLRSVVMPMEQEIAALKAKLTTAEDRVKELEASKVKELNHVLEAEKSCRTDLEMYVAVLNTQKSVLQEDAEKLRKELHDVCHKLELERQQHNQLKHTWQRANDQFLESQRLLMRDMQRIESVLSSEQLRQVEEKKKKDQEEDEKERLSQVKEQHEEDAADNTEPLEDLFLGLSVDEVKNAGRKLGRRCDMCSNYEKQLQAIQGQEAETRDQVKKLQVMLRQANDQLERTMTEKQNLEDSFKLGNEETAAKVSALLQRVQESETLLSTLQQAFSEAKRNTQEQMVVLVKSREQVADELSRLQRDNESLQGKHRLHVELQQQEDFQMPNTVQELHGLVLGLREDLVALRTSADHMEEKLKAEILFLKEQIQAEQCLKENLEDTLQLEIEGCKEEIDILEASFSSLKTELERIKAEKEQLQSSLTEKTETLESIQGLRISLEQQLKELITAKSALESQVLDERDKAQRLQTELDVSEQVQKDFVKLSQTLQVQLERIRQADSLDRIKIILNDTNFTDINQLPDT